One Streptomyces sp. L2 genomic window carries:
- a CDS encoding L-threonylcarbamoyladenylate synthase produces MARRYDTNDATDRVTGLREAASAVRRGELVVLPTDTVYGIGADAFSSEGVSDLLAAKGRGRNMPTPVLIGSPNTLHGLVTDFSEMAWELVDAFWPGALTLVARHQPSLQWDLGDSRGTVAIRMPLHPVAIELLTEFGPMAVSSANLTGHPAPENCDAAQDMLGDSVSVYLDGGPTPGNVPSSIVDVTGEVPVLLREGALSPDELRKVVPDLEVAN; encoded by the coding sequence ATGGCACGGCGATACGACACCAACGACGCGACCGACCGTGTGACCGGTCTGCGCGAGGCCGCGTCCGCCGTCCGCCGGGGCGAGCTGGTGGTCCTCCCGACCGACACCGTGTACGGCATCGGCGCCGACGCGTTCTCCTCCGAGGGCGTGAGCGACCTGCTGGCCGCCAAGGGGCGGGGCCGCAACATGCCCACCCCTGTCCTCATCGGCTCCCCGAACACCCTCCACGGGCTCGTCACGGACTTCTCCGAGATGGCCTGGGAGCTCGTCGACGCGTTCTGGCCGGGCGCCCTCACGCTCGTCGCCCGGCACCAGCCGTCCCTGCAATGGGACCTCGGGGACAGCCGGGGCACGGTCGCCATCCGGATGCCGCTGCACCCGGTCGCCATCGAACTGCTCACCGAGTTCGGCCCGATGGCCGTCTCCTCCGCGAACCTGACCGGGCACCCGGCGCCGGAGAACTGCGACGCCGCGCAGGACATGCTCGGCGACTCGGTCTCCGTCTACCTCGACGGCGGCCCGACCCCCGGGAACGTGCCGTCGTCCATCGTCGACGTCACCGGCGAGGTGCCGGTGCTGCTGCGCGAGGGCGCGCTGTCGCCGGACGAGCTGCGCAAGGTCGTACCCGACCTCGAGGTGGCGAATTGA
- the prmC gene encoding peptide chain release factor N(5)-glutamine methyltransferase, with product MLLAEVAQATQRLADAGVPSPRTDAEELAAFVHGVKRGALHSVKDADFDARYWEVIARREQREPLQHITGRAYFRYLELQVGPGVFVPRPETESVVGWAIDAVRAMDVVEPCIVDLCTGSGAIALALAQEVPRSRVHAVELSEDALVWTRKNVAGSRVDLRQGDALTAFPDLDGQVDLVVSNPPYIPLTEWEYVAPEARDYDPELALFSGEDGLDLIRGIERTAHRLLRPGGVVVIEHADTQGGQVPWIFTEERGWADAADHPDLNNRPRFATARKALP from the coding sequence GTGCTGCTCGCGGAGGTGGCCCAGGCCACCCAGCGACTCGCCGACGCGGGCGTGCCCTCGCCGCGCACCGACGCGGAGGAGCTGGCCGCGTTCGTGCACGGCGTGAAGCGGGGCGCGCTGCACTCGGTCAAGGACGCCGACTTCGACGCCCGGTACTGGGAGGTCATCGCCCGCCGCGAGCAGCGCGAGCCGCTCCAGCACATCACCGGACGGGCCTACTTCCGCTATCTGGAGCTCCAGGTCGGCCCGGGTGTCTTCGTGCCGCGGCCGGAGACCGAGTCCGTGGTCGGCTGGGCCATAGACGCCGTACGCGCCATGGACGTCGTCGAGCCCTGCATCGTCGACCTGTGCACCGGCTCGGGCGCCATCGCGCTCGCCCTCGCCCAGGAGGTCCCGCGCTCGCGCGTGCACGCCGTCGAGCTGTCCGAGGACGCCCTGGTGTGGACCCGCAAGAACGTCGCCGGGTCCAGGGTCGACCTGCGCCAGGGCGACGCGCTCACCGCCTTCCCCGACCTGGACGGCCAGGTCGACCTCGTCGTGTCCAACCCGCCGTACATCCCGCTCACCGAATGGGAGTACGTCGCCCCCGAGGCCCGCGACTACGACCCGGAGCTCGCGCTGTTCTCCGGTGAGGACGGCCTCGACCTGATCCGCGGCATCGAACGCACCGCGCACCGGCTGCTGCGCCCGGGCGGGGTCGTCGTCATCGAGCACGCCGACACCCAGGGCGGACAGGTGCCGTGGATCTTCACCGAGGAACGCGGCTGGGCGGACGCGGCCGACCACCCCGACCTGAACAACCGGCCCCGCTTCGCGACGGCCCGCAAGGCGCTGCCGTGA
- the prfA gene encoding peptide chain release factor 1, whose amino-acid sequence MFEAVEELVAEHADLEKQLADPSVHADQANARKLNKRYAELTPIVATYRSWKQTGDDIETARELAADDPDYAAEFAAEIKELEKQREELTEKLRLLLVPRDPSDDKDVILEIKAGAGGDESALFAGDLLRMYLRYAERVGWKTEIIDATESELGGYKDVQVAVKTKGGNGATEPGQGVWARLKYEGGVHRVQRVPATESQGRIHTSAAGVLVTPEAEEVDVEINPNDLRIDVYRSSGPGGQSVNTTDSAVRITHLPTGVVASCQNEKSQLQNKEQALRILRSRLLAAAQEEAEREAADARRSQVRTVDRSEKIRTYNFPENRISDHRVGFKAYNLDQVLDGDLAAVIQACVDADSAAKLAAA is encoded by the coding sequence ATGTTCGAGGCCGTCGAGGAACTCGTCGCCGAGCACGCCGACCTGGAGAAGCAGCTCGCCGACCCGTCGGTCCACGCCGACCAGGCCAACGCGCGCAAGCTGAACAAGCGCTACGCCGAGCTGACCCCGATCGTCGCCACGTACCGCTCCTGGAAGCAGACCGGCGACGACATCGAGACCGCACGCGAGCTGGCCGCCGACGACCCCGACTACGCTGCTGAGTTCGCCGCGGAGATCAAGGAGCTGGAGAAGCAGCGCGAGGAGCTGACCGAGAAGCTGCGCCTGCTGCTCGTCCCGCGCGACCCCAGCGACGACAAGGACGTCATCCTGGAGATCAAGGCCGGCGCCGGCGGCGACGAGTCCGCGCTGTTCGCGGGCGACCTGCTGCGCATGTACCTGCGCTACGCCGAGCGCGTCGGCTGGAAGACCGAGATCATCGACGCCACCGAGTCCGAGCTGGGCGGCTACAAGGACGTCCAGGTCGCCGTGAAGACCAAGGGCGGCAACGGCGCGACCGAGCCCGGCCAGGGCGTCTGGGCCCGGCTGAAGTACGAGGGCGGCGTGCACCGCGTGCAGCGCGTCCCGGCGACCGAGTCCCAGGGCCGTATCCACACCTCCGCGGCGGGCGTCCTCGTGACCCCCGAGGCCGAGGAGGTCGACGTCGAGATCAACCCGAACGACCTGCGCATCGACGTCTACCGCTCCTCCGGCCCCGGCGGCCAGTCCGTCAACACCACCGACTCCGCCGTGCGCATCACGCACCTGCCGACCGGGGTCGTCGCCTCCTGCCAGAACGAGAAGAGCCAGCTGCAGAACAAGGAGCAGGCGCTGCGTATCCTGCGCTCCAGGCTCCTCGCGGCCGCGCAGGAGGAGGCCGAGCGGGAGGCCGCCGACGCCCGCCGCAGCCAGGTCCGCACCGTCGACCGCTCCGAGAAGATCCGCACCTACAACTTCCCGGAGAACCGCATCTCCGACCACCGCGTCGGCTTCAAGGCGTACAACCTCGACCAGGTCCTCGACGGCGACCTCGCCGCCGTGATCCAGGCCTGCGTCGACGCGGACTCGGCGGCGAAGCTCGCGGCCGCGTAA
- the rpmE gene encoding 50S ribosomal protein L31: MKRDIHPEYVETQVSCTCGASFTTRSTIGSGTIRAEVCSECHPFYTGKQKILDTGGRVARFEARFGKAAAGSKK, encoded by the coding sequence TTGAAGCGCGACATCCACCCCGAGTACGTCGAGACGCAGGTCAGCTGCACCTGTGGCGCGTCGTTCACCACCCGCAGCACCATCGGTTCCGGCACCATCCGTGCCGAGGTCTGCTCCGAGTGCCACCCGTTCTACACGGGCAAGCAGAAGATCCTCGACACCGGTGGCCGCGTGGCCCGCTTCGAGGCCCGCTTCGGCAAGGCTGCCGCCGGCTCCAAGAAGTAG
- a CDS encoding LCP family protein: MSAESTPEPGITEPASTGPRHRGKGRRRKASSKRHKALLVTAWAAAGVVVLGGTGAGYLYFKLNGNLKSVDINGALGTHRPAKVDNGSENILVLGSDTRSGANKKLGGGTDDGSARSDTAMIVHVYKGHKKAAVVSVPRDTLIDRPACTDTKGTTYPAASGVMFNSAYSTGGAACAVKTVESLTGIRMDHYLEVDFAGFQKLIDDLGGVQVTTTKNIDDPQSHLDLKAGAHTLTGKQALGLVRTRHGVGDGSDLGRIQLQQAFIKALINQVKHVGVFSNPKKLYDLADTATKAVTTDSDLGSVNSLMDFAGGLKGISSSHMKMITMPVQYDPANPNRVIMAPAQARLVWTALKHDKPIPKAATAGTATGEAKGVVSAS; encoded by the coding sequence GTGTCCGCCGAGAGCACGCCGGAACCCGGCATAACGGAGCCGGCCTCGACCGGCCCCCGCCACCGGGGCAAGGGCCGCCGCCGCAAGGCGAGCAGCAAACGCCACAAGGCCCTGCTCGTCACGGCCTGGGCGGCCGCGGGCGTGGTCGTGCTGGGCGGCACCGGCGCCGGGTACCTGTACTTCAAGCTCAACGGCAACCTCAAGAGCGTCGACATCAACGGGGCGCTCGGCACGCACCGGCCCGCGAAGGTCGACAACGGCTCCGAGAACATCCTGGTCCTCGGCTCGGACACCCGTTCGGGCGCCAACAAGAAGCTCGGCGGGGGCACCGACGACGGCAGCGCCCGCTCCGACACGGCGATGATCGTGCACGTGTACAAGGGCCACAAGAAGGCCGCCGTGGTCTCCGTGCCCCGGGACACCCTGATCGACCGCCCCGCCTGCACGGACACCAAGGGCACGACGTATCCGGCCGCGTCCGGGGTGATGTTCAACTCCGCGTACTCCACGGGCGGCGCGGCCTGCGCGGTGAAGACCGTCGAGTCCCTCACCGGCATCCGCATGGACCACTACCTGGAGGTCGACTTCGCCGGCTTCCAGAAGCTGATCGACGACCTCGGCGGGGTCCAGGTCACCACGACCAAGAACATCGACGACCCCCAGAGCCACCTGGACCTGAAAGCCGGCGCGCACACGCTGACCGGCAAGCAGGCCCTCGGTCTCGTCCGCACCCGGCACGGCGTCGGCGACGGCTCCGACCTGGGCCGCATCCAGCTCCAGCAGGCCTTCATCAAGGCCCTGATCAACCAGGTCAAGCACGTCGGCGTGTTCAGCAACCCCAAGAAGCTGTACGACCTCGCCGACACCGCCACCAAGGCCGTCACCACCGACTCCGACCTCGGCTCGGTGAACTCCCTCATGGACTTCGCGGGCGGCCTCAAGGGCATCAGCTCCTCCCACATGAAGATGATCACCATGCCGGTCCAGTACGACCCGGCCAACCCCAACCGCGTGATCATGGCCCCGGCCCAGGCCCGCCTGGTCTGGACGGCCCTGAAGCACGACAAGCCCATCCCCAAGGCGGCCACGGCGGGTACGGCCACCGGGGAGGCCAAGGGCGTGGTGAGCGCCTCCTAA
- the rho gene encoding transcription termination factor Rho, producing the protein MSDTTDLMGARVEETAAAPATDASAPATGAGSRRRRGTGLEGMVLAELQQVASGLGIRGTARMRKSQLIEVIKEAQAGGGAPKAEAATETKPKRRATSKARTGEDADGKKAEKATAAPAEKTAAQQQIEIPGQGSPKAAAAQEQAAPAADAPAERRRRRATAEAGSPAGNATETVVAEAKGESRSETRGEQKNESQGQQPQGEAKGDAGDGEGRSRRDRRERGRDRDRDRDRRNKGDDQQGGGGQRQQGQQGGGRQDRQDRRADEDGDDFDGGRRGRRGRYRDRRGRRGRDDIAEPQVAEDDVLIPVAGILDILDNYAFIRTSGYLPGPNDVYVSLAQVRKNGLRKGDHVTGAVRQPKEGERREKFNALVRLDSVNGMAPEHGRGRPEFNKLTPLYPQDRLRLETDPGVLTTRIIDLVSPIGKGQRGLIVAPPKTGKTMIMQAIANAITHNNPECHLMVVLVDERPEEVTDMQRSVKGEVISSTFDRPAEDHTTVAELAIERAKRLVELGHDVVVLLDSITRLGRAYNLAAPASGRILSGGVDSTALYPPKRFFGAARNIEDGGSLTILATALVDTGSRMDEVIFEEFKGTGNMELKLDRKLADKRIFPAVDVDASGTRKEEILLGSEELAVVWKLRRVLHALDQQQAIELLLDKMKQTKSNVEFLMQIQKTTPAPGNGD; encoded by the coding sequence GTGAGCGACACCACCGATCTGATGGGCGCACGTGTCGAGGAGACCGCTGCCGCGCCCGCCACGGACGCCTCCGCGCCTGCCACCGGTGCCGGCTCCCGGCGGCGCCGCGGTACCGGCCTTGAGGGCATGGTGCTGGCCGAGCTGCAGCAGGTCGCCTCGGGCCTCGGCATCAGGGGCACGGCGCGGATGCGCAAGAGCCAGCTGATCGAGGTCATCAAGGAGGCCCAGGCCGGGGGCGGCGCCCCCAAGGCCGAGGCCGCCACCGAGACCAAGCCCAAGCGCCGGGCCACCTCCAAGGCCCGTACGGGTGAGGACGCCGACGGCAAGAAGGCGGAGAAGGCCACCGCGGCCCCCGCCGAGAAGACCGCCGCGCAGCAGCAGATCGAGATCCCCGGCCAGGGCTCCCCGAAGGCCGCCGCCGCGCAGGAGCAGGCGGCCCCCGCCGCCGACGCGCCGGCCGAGCGCCGCCGTCGCCGCGCCACCGCCGAGGCCGGCAGCCCCGCCGGGAACGCCACGGAGACGGTCGTCGCCGAGGCGAAGGGCGAGTCCAGGAGCGAGACGCGCGGCGAGCAGAAGAACGAGTCCCAGGGCCAGCAGCCGCAGGGCGAGGCCAAGGGCGACGCCGGTGACGGCGAGGGCCGCAGCCGCCGTGACCGCCGTGAGCGCGGCCGTGACCGTGACCGTGACCGCGACCGCCGCAACAAGGGCGACGACCAGCAGGGCGGCGGCGGTCAGCGCCAGCAGGGCCAGCAGGGCGGCGGCCGGCAGGACCGCCAGGACCGTCGGGCCGACGAGGACGGGGACGACTTCGACGGTGGCCGCCGGGGCCGTCGCGGCCGCTACCGGGACCGCCGTGGCCGTCGGGGCCGTGACGACATCGCCGAGCCGCAGGTCGCCGAGGACGACGTCCTGATCCCCGTCGCGGGCATCCTGGACATCCTCGACAACTACGCCTTCATCCGGACGTCCGGCTACCTCCCGGGTCCGAACGACGTGTACGTCTCCCTCGCCCAGGTCCGCAAGAACGGCCTGCGCAAGGGCGACCACGTCACCGGTGCGGTCCGTCAGCCCAAGGAAGGCGAGCGGCGCGAGAAGTTCAACGCGCTGGTCCGCCTCGACTCCGTCAACGGCATGGCGCCCGAACACGGCCGCGGACGGCCGGAGTTCAACAAGCTGACCCCGCTCTACCCGCAGGACCGGCTCCGCCTGGAGACCGACCCGGGCGTGCTCACCACCCGCATCATCGACCTCGTCTCGCCCATCGGTAAGGGCCAGCGCGGTCTGATCGTGGCCCCGCCGAAGACCGGCAAGACCATGATCATGCAGGCGATCGCCAACGCGATCACGCACAACAACCCCGAGTGCCACCTGATGGTCGTCCTCGTCGACGAGCGTCCGGAAGAGGTCACCGACATGCAGCGGTCGGTGAAGGGCGAGGTCATCTCCTCGACCTTCGACCGCCCGGCCGAGGACCACACCACGGTCGCCGAGCTGGCCATCGAGCGCGCCAAGCGGCTCGTCGAGCTGGGCCACGACGTGGTCGTGCTGCTCGACTCCATCACCCGTCTGGGCCGCGCCTACAACCTGGCGGCGCCGGCCTCCGGCCGCATCCTGTCCGGTGGTGTCGACTCGACGGCCCTGTACCCGCCGAAGCGGTTCTTCGGTGCGGCGCGGAACATCGAGGACGGCGGCTCGCTCACCATCCTGGCCACGGCTCTCGTGGACACCGGGTCCCGCATGGACGAGGTGATCTTCGAGGAGTTCAAGGGCACGGGCAACATGGAGCTCAAGCTCGACCGCAAGCTGGCCGACAAGCGGATCTTCCCGGCGGTGGACGTGGACGCGTCCGGTACCCGTAAGGAAGAGATTCTGCTGGGCAGCGAGGAGTTGGCGGTCGTCTGGAAGCTGCGGCGGGTGCTGCACGCGCTGGATCAGCAGCAGGCGATCGAGTTGTTGCTGGACAAGATGAAGCAGACGAAGTCGAATGTCGAGTTTCTGATGCAGATTCAGAAGACGACGCCTGCGCCGGGCAATGGCGACTGA